A window of Osmerus mordax isolate fOsmMor3 chromosome 11, fOsmMor3.pri, whole genome shotgun sequence genomic DNA:
TGTGCCCCATGGCTCAGCATAGAGGAAGCCACCTACCAAGTGGTGAGGGTCGTAGGCTGCAGGATCCAAACCTGCCATCTCAAGATGAACCCTGGCTGGAACACTCTGAAACAGGTCCTGCTCAGTGACCATGTTGCTGTAGTCAGGACCAAGTAGTTCAAAGAAGTCTGTCGCCTCAGGGTTGCCACGCTCCAGGTCCTTCAGGCTCATACCAGACATAGAGGTGACTCTGGAGCTGTTGGCAGGCTCTGTGAAaaaggaggggggcaggttgcGATGCCTCAGAGGCGGTTTCTTGGCTTTCTCACCCCGAATGTCTTTCACAGGGCTAAAGAGTGCTGCCAAGCTCTTAGTCTGCAGGTTGGCTTGGACTCCATCCCGCTTTAGAAGAGTTTTACCCTGGAAGGGACTGGACAGAGGGGATAGAGAGCCTTGTCTTTTTGCTGGGCTTTGAGCTGTGTTCCCTGTTGTAATGATTCCAGTGCACCTCTTGATCTGCTTTTGCAGATACTTGCGGTGGTTGACTTTCCTTTTTGACTTGACTGGCTTGTCCAGCGCCAGTTTGATGTTACTGGAGGCTGAGTCTATGAAGCTCAGGAGATCCCTTGTGGTCTCCCTGcagtctccctcactctccacctCGCCAAGAAGACTCCCATCCAGACTTTTCTCCATGTCATACTCCATAACAGATCCAGGGAAACAGAAATTCATGAACTGTGAGTTCATGATTGCAGTCTGAACAGCCATTCTCTGGGTTACCCCTCGGCTTCACCTATTCAATCCACAACAAATCCAAAATAAAGACCCTCATCAAACCATACATTTGTTCTGTTCCAAGCAGTTGGCAAACCCCTTAGTCCTGATGATGGTCATGCAGCTCCAGTAAACACCCCAAGGCAGAACTGAGGGACTCTGTTTGAGGACAGCAAAGAGATCTTCCAGTGGGCTGGGCCAATGATGTCAGAACATCAaagaggaggggcagagggactCCGAGACTTAACTCTTTGCTCACGCCTGACCACCTGCAACTAAGAAGGATTTGTATAAGGTTTCCTGCTGTGTCAAAAGACAATACTCCTTGGTAGAGCTCCCCTCTCAGTTTAACTGTTTATGTGGCTATGAACCCACTACACTTTAATGAAAATGAACTACTATTGTAGCCACACCAAACTATGATATCATAATGTAACAATATGTAAAAGTGCTACTTTACTTCCTAGAGTAAAACTATTGGTTAAAGTGTGCCATTCACTAGAAATGAACAAGGTCAACAATGTAAACTTCTCCTATTTACTGGGATTTACATTGTCAATGGGAATCATCTCCAAATGTAGCTACTAAACAAGATTTTGTTTAGTATTTTTCTGGAAATCATTTTCCATATCACACTGTCTTGACAGTATTTTCCATACTTACTTACCATAAAGGTGAACATGAGACAAGTGGCATACTGAAGCTACAACCCAATCATATAGTTAAAATCCCACAAATCAAGACTGGGATATCTTATGATAATTTGTCAGGGAAAATCTGCTCGCCCAAACAGATTCCACCATTTATGCGTTTCTCTCCAAATAGTTTGCTGTGTCTTAATCTGTTCATGGTGAAAGTTGATTTCTTGTGCATTCCCGGACCAGTGGGAATTTTTGCCCCGGCCTGACAACTATTATGGGCTGCCTTTGACATACAGCCCTACAGGGTCTAAA
This region includes:
- the LOC136952211 gene encoding protein FAM181B, which translates into the protein MAVQTAIMNSQFMNFCFPGSVMEYDMEKSLDGSLLGEVESEGDCRETTRDLLSFIDSASSNIKLALDKPVKSKRKVNHRKYLQKQIKRCTGIITTGNTAQSPAKRQGSLSPLSSPFQGKTLLKRDGVQANLQTKSLAALFSPVKDIRGEKAKKPPLRHRNLPPSFFTEPANSSRVTSMSGMSLKDLERGNPEATDFFELLGPDYSNMVTEQDLFQSVPARVHLEMAGLDPAAYDPHHLVGGFLYAEPWGTCTGPSKRPVVQPPGYNHSDSSMSGHLEENTLSALAFPNIFPDSSLPQVTYDLNSGYNRASFQAL